GCCATCGTCCGGGCTGCCCGGCGCATCGCCCGGATCAGCTCGGTATCCTTGTCGCGGTAAAACCGCTGATGCTTGACATTGGAAACCCTGGCCGAAGGGGCCATGGGAAAGGTGACGACGGAAATTTCCCAGAGATCGGCCTCCAGAATGCGGCGAATGCCGGTCTTGGCGTCCTGACGGGATTTCACCGTCTGGAAACCGATCGACAGCCCGTCCAGCGCGCCTGATTTCATCAGGGCGCGCACCTCCTCGGCACGCTTGACGCCGGGGGAAAGCCGTCCCTCGACATAAAGGCCACGCGCATCCTCCTTGAGCAGCGTCCAGCTACCGATCGGCTGGTTGGGGTCGTGCTGGTAAAGCATGCGGATGCCGCCTGCGCCGCGCCCCTGCAAACTGGTGCGAAACGCCCCCGGCTCGATCACGTCGCGCCCCAGATCCACCTCGCCGAACACGCTGGCATAGCCGCTGAACGTGCCGTCGCCGCTGAGATCCGACAGGGTCAGATCGGCAAATTTGCGCACAAGTTTTCTCGGCCCGCGATAAGCGTGCATGAATTTCTCCTTTAATCTGGCCTTTAATCTGGAATGAGATCGACGGCTTCAGCCGTCCTTGCGCCCATAGCGGCCTGCAAACCGCGCCAGTGCGCCTAGCGCCCACCAGGCCGAAAGGCTGGCAAGCGTCGCCCCCGCCAGCATGATTTCCGCACCAGACAGGCTTTGCAGAATGTCCAGCTTGCGGGCCAGCCATTGGCCGGTGGCGCCGCCGAAGATCAGCCCGATGGCCAGCCCGGTGAAAAACCGGCTGGCCGCCTCGCGTCGCCCCCTCGGCAAAAGATAGACCAGCGAGATGGCGGACCCCGCCAATGCGCCCGCCAGCCGCGCACCCCATAAGGGGGTGTCGGGTGTAAAATCGGTCATTTTGTTAATCTTTTCGTCTTATGATTGTGGATAGAGGCGCAAATCCGCCGCAGTTAATCCGAAAATTCTAATCTTTAGAATCGCTTATGCGCGCCTGCTCAGAAGCAGGGTGCAGATGTTCACACTCTGAATCACCCTTCTGCGGACCAGAGTCCGAATTGCGCATCAACCTCTTGAAATGGCAGGAGTTCACGGGTCATACCCAACCGCCTGGCGCTTTTCCTCGTCGGTGAGGAAGCTGGCGGACCCGACCCGTGACCACAGCGCGTCGCGCTCGCTGGACAGGCCCTCGACCTGATCGAGATCGGGCTTCAGGCACAAGACCTCGCCAAACCCATCGGATAGAAAGCCCGACAGGCTGGCGGCGGTACGGCGGATCAGCGGCAACACCGTCAGCCGGTAGAAGGCGCGGTTGGCCTCCTGATAATTGGCGTAGGTATTGTCGCCGGGAATGCCCAGCAGCATTGGCGGCACGCCGAGCGACAGCGCAATATCGCGGGCCGCGCCATTGCGGGCATCGGTAAAATCCATGTCGCGGGGGGTCAGGCTC
This region of Agrobacterium vitis genomic DNA includes:
- a CDS encoding HK97 family phage prohead protease, with product MHAYRGPRKLVRKFADLTLSDLSGDGTFSGYASVFGEVDLGRDVIEPGAFRTSLQGRGAGGIRMLYQHDPNQPIGSWTLLKEDARGLYVEGRLSPGVKRAEEVRALMKSGALDGLSIGFQTVKSRQDAKTGIRRILEADLWEISVVTFPMAPSARVSNVKHQRFYRDKDTELIRAMRRAARTMANSNFK
- a CDS encoding DUF6107 family protein, which translates into the protein MTDFTPDTPLWGARLAGALAGSAISLVYLLPRGRREAASRFFTGLAIGLIFGGATGQWLARKLDILQSLSGAEIMLAGATLASLSAWWALGALARFAGRYGRKDG